The Myotis daubentonii chromosome 9, mMyoDau2.1, whole genome shotgun sequence genome has a segment encoding these proteins:
- the LOC132242139 gene encoding olfactory receptor 52Z1P-like, giving the protein MQPQVVPSFYNHTDPQDMWYVLIGIPGLEDSHTWISIPICSMYIVAVVGNTFLIFLIMTECNLHEPMYLFLSMLALADVLLSTATAPKMLAIFWFRSMDISFGSCVSQMFFIHFIFVAESAILLAMAFDRYVAICYPLRYTTILTSSVIRKIGISAVIRSFIICFPFIFLVYRLTYCGRNTISHSYCEHMGIARLACDNINVNIIYGLTVALLSTGLDVVFIIVSYTMILLTVFRIPSWAARCKALSTCGSHICVILMFYAPAFFSFFVHRFGGKIIPHHIHILIANLYVVVPPMLNPIIYGVKTKQIQERVLLRFSPISTCC; this is encoded by the coding sequence ATGCAGCCACAGGTGGTGCCTTCCTTTTACAATCATACCGATCCCCAGGATATGTGGTATGTCCTGATTGGAATCCCAGGACTGGAAGATTCACACACCTGGATCTCCATCCCTATCTGTTCTATGTACATTGTGGCTGTTGTAGGCAATACTTTTCTAATCTTCTTAATCATGACTGAGTGCAATCTCCATGAGCCCAtgtatctcttcctctccatgcTGGCCTTAGCAGATGTCCTGCTCTCCACAGCAACAGCCCCCAAGATGTTGGCAATCTTCTGGTTCCGTTCCATGGATATATCCTTTGGTAGCTGTGTATCTCAGATGTTCTTCATACATTTCATCTTTGTGGCAGAATCTGCTATTCTCCTGGCCATGGCATTTGACCGCTATGTGGCCATCTGTTACCCACTGAGATACACCACAATCCTAACCTCCTCGGTTATTAGGAAGATTGGCATATCAGCTGTGATCAGGAGCTTTATCATatgctttccatttattttcctggTATACCGACTTACATATTGTGGGAGAAACACCATTTCCCATTCCTACTGTGAGCACATGGGTATTGCTAGATTGGCATGTGACAACATCAATGTCAACATAATTTATGGTCTGACTGTGGCTCTACTCTCTACAGGACTGGATGTAGTGTTTATCATTGTGTCCTACACAATGATCCTTCTCACAGTGTTTCGGATACCTTCTTGGGCTGCCAGATGTAAGGCTCTTAGTACATGTGGTTCCCACATTTGTGTCATACTTATGTTCTATGCTCCagcattcttttcattttttgtccATCGCTTTGGGGGTAAAATCATCCCTCACCACATCCACATTCTAATAGCTAACCTCTATGTAGTGGTGCCCCCTATGCTCAACCCCATTATTTATGGGGTGAAGACAAAACAGATTCAAGAGCGAGTACTTTTGCGTTTCTCCCCCATCAGCACATgttgttaa